Proteins from a single region of Clostridia bacterium:
- a CDS encoding DapH/DapD/GlmU-related protein — MFSDFCGVILRIDHPSFKRSPSYELKVWGKSMIEWVSSVFVEEPFIYADIIQNEKEHEQINSALSSLEFDCKYVVVLYSDTPLITRKTVLEALELIESKSLNCVKMTRGFVIRKNCQSPLEEMQKAQRHYFSCQDDFLTAGNFKTLSLINEVMHQRIIERHMLNGVYFLDPNTTYIDDSVEIGTGVTVYPNNHLIGKTVIKDNVTLFDGNYIADSTIGQNVTVKSSNINNSIIGNNTTVGPFAYLRPESVIGENCRIGDFVEVKKARVGNHTKVSHLTYLGDCELGQNCNVGCGVVFCNYDGVKKHFSKVGNNVFIGSNTNIVSPVVIEDNVLIAAGSTITDDVMQDSLAIARARQVNKPGYKRKNSED; from the coding sequence ATGTTTTCTGACTTTTGCGGTGTTATTTTAAGGATAGATCATCCTAGTTTTAAACGTAGCCCTTCATACGAGCTTAAGGTTTGGGGCAAATCTATGATAGAATGGGTATCTTCAGTTTTTGTTGAAGAGCCCTTTATTTATGCTGATATTATCCAAAACGAAAAAGAACATGAGCAAATAAATAGTGCATTAAGCTCTTTGGAATTTGACTGTAAATACGTAGTTGTTTTGTATTCTGATACTCCTCTTATCACCCGCAAGACAGTTTTAGAGGCTTTGGAGTTAATAGAAAGCAAATCTCTAAATTGCGTAAAAATGACCAGAGGTTTTGTAATTCGTAAAAACTGCCAATCGCCTTTAGAAGAAATGCAAAAAGCCCAAAGACATTATTTTTCATGCCAAGATGATTTCTTAACTGCGGGCAATTTTAAGACCTTATCTTTGATAAATGAGGTTATGCATCAGCGTATTATAGAACGTCATATGCTTAACGGGGTTTATTTTTTGGACCCTAATACCACATATATTGATGACAGTGTTGAAATAGGAACGGGCGTAACCGTCTATCCAAACAACCATCTCATAGGAAAAACAGTAATCAAAGATAATGTAACTTTGTTTGACGGAAATTACATAGCGGACAGCACCATAGGGCAAAATGTAACGGTAAAATCATCTAATATTAACAATAGTATTATTGGAAATAATACTACTGTAGGTCCGTTTGCTTATCTTCGTCCTGAAAGCGTGATAGGTGAAAATTGTCGCATAGGCGATTTTGTTGAGGTCAAAAAAGCGCGCGTCGGCAACCATACTAAGGTAAGCCATCTTACATATTTGGGCGATTGCGAACTTGGTCAAAACTGCAATGTAGGATGCGGAGTAGTTTTTTGTAATTACGACGGTGTAAAAAAACACTTCTCAAAAGTAGGAAACAATGTCTTTATAGGCAGCAATACTAATATAGTTTCACCTGTAGTAATAGAAGATAATGTTTTAATCGCTGCAGGTTCAACCATAACTGACGACGTAATGCAAGATAGCCTGGCAATTGCACGTGCGCGTCAAGTCAACAAGCCAGGCTACAAGAGAAAAAATTCGGAGGACTAA
- a CDS encoding ribose-phosphate pyrophosphokinase, with product MVSHNDNVKLFAGNACPALAQKIAAKLNLQMGQIEVGRFSDGEINIHIMESVRGCDVFVIQSTSSPVNDNLMELLIIIDALRRASAGRITAVMPYFGYARQDRKARARDPITAKLVADLITSAGADRVLTMDLHASQLQGFFDIPVDHLLGTPVLCNELLKSEILKNDFVVVSPDMGSVARARAMAQKMHAPLAIVDKRRPKPNAVEIMNIIGDVKGKACLLVDDMIDTGGTICQAAQALMDSGATEVHACCTHAVLSGQAVEKLENSVIKTITVLDTIERKNLENLPKFRMVSVAPIFAEAIESIYMDLPLSRLYE from the coding sequence ATGGTTTCGCACAACGACAATGTTAAGCTCTTCGCAGGCAACGCATGTCCTGCACTTGCCCAAAAAATCGCCGCAAAGTTAAATTTACAAATGGGTCAAATTGAGGTCGGAAGATTTTCAGACGGCGAAATTAACATTCACATCATGGAGAGCGTAAGAGGTTGCGATGTTTTTGTAATTCAATCCACATCATCGCCTGTTAACGATAATCTAATGGAGTTGCTTATTATCATAGATGCGTTAAGACGTGCTTCTGCTGGCAGAATAACTGCGGTTATGCCTTATTTCGGCTATGCTCGTCAAGACCGCAAAGCCCGTGCAAGAGATCCAATCACAGCCAAATTAGTTGCAGATCTTATCACCAGTGCAGGTGCAGATAGAGTGCTCACTATGGATTTGCACGCTTCTCAACTTCAAGGCTTCTTTGATATTCCTGTGGACCATCTTTTAGGCACACCTGTTCTTTGCAACGAACTTTTGAAATCAGAAATTTTAAAGAATGATTTTGTAGTTGTATCTCCCGATATGGGCAGCGTTGCAAGAGCAAGAGCAATGGCACAAAAAATGCATGCACCCTTAGCGATAGTGGACAAGCGCAGACCCAAACCCAATGCAGTTGAAATAATGAATATTATCGGCGATGTAAAAGGCAAAGCTTGCCTGCTAGTTGACGATATGATAGATACCGGCGGAACAATTTGCCAGGCTGCACAAGCTCTTATGGATTCAGGCGCTACCGAAGTACATGCTTGCTGCACTCATGCTGTATTGAGCGGACAAGCAGTAGAAAAGTTGGAAAATTCTGTAATAAAAACGATTACAGTTTTAGATACAATAGAACGCAAAAATCTTGAAAATCTGCCTAAATTCAGAATGGTAAGCGTGGCACCCATTTTTGCAGAAGCTATTGAAAGCATATATATGGATTTGCCTTTGAGCAGATTGTATGAATAA
- the pth gene encoding aminoacyl-tRNA hydrolase, whose protein sequence is MKIVVGLGNPDKKYFRTFHNMGFMVLEATAQKLDVKIKKSRCKSLIAEANLKGEKFVLATPQTYMNLSGEAVISLLETFDATPDDLLVVYDDCDLHAGALRLRTSGSAGTHNGMRNIINCLKTQDFKRLRVGIGSAPPNISLADYVLSDIPSDMRQTMFDTIMRASDGIIEWLNGTPFDTVMQKYNG, encoded by the coding sequence ATGAAGATAGTTGTAGGGCTGGGAAATCCGGATAAAAAATATTTTAGGACATTTCATAATATGGGCTTTATGGTGCTTGAAGCCACAGCACAAAAGCTTGATGTAAAAATCAAAAAGTCCAGATGCAAAAGCCTTATAGCTGAAGCTAACCTAAAAGGCGAAAAATTTGTTCTGGCTACGCCTCAAACATATATGAACTTAAGCGGCGAGGCTGTGATATCGTTGCTTGAAACCTTTGATGCAACACCTGATGATCTATTGGTCGTATATGATGACTGTGATCTACATGCTGGGGCGTTACGCTTAAGGACTTCGGGAAGTGCGGGTACACATAACGGAATGAGAAACATAATCAATTGCCTCAAAACCCAAGACTTCAAAAGGTTAAGGGTAGGAATAGGCAGCGCACCTCCTAACATATCATTAGCTGATTATGTATTATCCGACATACCCTCAGATATGCGTCAAACAATGTTTGACACAATAATGCGTGCGAGCGACGGTATTATAGAGTGGCTAAACGGCACTCCTTTTGACACCGTAATGCAAAAATATAACGGATAA